In one window of Pseudomonadota bacterium DNA:
- the nadC gene encoding carboxylating nicotinate-nucleotide diphosphorylase, translating to MHSLKHLIQIALEEDIGSGDITTDYTVDPEIKGKGIIVAKEPLVIAGLDVARDVFTFIDSEVICRPFFKDGNLVKNGETVMEIEGKLCVLLKGERIALNFLQRLSGISTNVRSYVELFDNKKIRLVDTRKTIPGWRVLEKYAVRVGGAYNHRIGLYDGVLIKDNHIAACGGIKKAIERVRNKISHLIKIEVEVSDLISLKEALAAKADVIMLDNMNISQIKEAVSLIGKKAMVEVSGNITKENLNLYSDTGVDIISIGALTHSARSMDLSMRII from the coding sequence ATGCACTCATTAAAGCATCTGATTCAAATCGCACTTGAAGAAGATATAGGCTCCGGTGATATTACCACGGATTATACTGTTGATCCGGAAATAAAAGGCAAAGGCATAATTGTTGCCAAAGAACCTCTTGTCATAGCAGGTCTTGATGTAGCCAGGGATGTTTTTACTTTTATCGATTCAGAAGTTATTTGCAGACCTTTTTTTAAAGATGGGAATTTGGTCAAAAACGGCGAAACAGTAATGGAGATTGAAGGAAAGCTTTGTGTTCTTTTAAAAGGTGAGCGCATTGCTTTAAATTTTCTGCAGCGTTTATCCGGAATTTCAACAAACGTTCGGTCATATGTCGAACTTTTTGATAATAAAAAAATCCGCCTTGTTGATACACGGAAAACCATACCTGGCTGGAGAGTTCTGGAAAAATATGCTGTCAGGGTAGGGGGTGCATATAATCATAGAATCGGATTATATGACGGTGTTTTAATAAAAGATAATCATATCGCCGCATGTGGCGGAATAAAAAAAGCGATTGAGCGTGTTCGCAATAAAATATCACATCTGATAAAAATAGAAGTAGAAGTTTCGGATCTTATTTCCCTAAAAGAAGCTCTTGCCGCAAAAGCCGATGTTATTATGTTAGACAATATGAATATCAGCCAGATTAAAGAGGCAGTGTCATTAATTGGCAAAAAAGCAATGGTTGAAGTTTCCGGCAATATTACAAAAGAAAACCTGAATTTGTATTCCGATACCGGGGTTGATATTATCTCAATTGGTGCTCTTACCCATTCAGCAAGAAGCATGGATTTAAGTATGCGTATTATCTAA
- a CDS encoding rhomboid family intramembrane serine protease, with the protein MIPLRDTITSKNYPVVNNTIIGINIVVFLVQLSQGQNLYNFDYLYGLVPARYSVPHISTNFTAIEQLFPFISFMFLHGSFWHILGNMWTLYIFGDNVEDSMGPFRYFVFYIACGLLSGLTHLFFNYYSNFPTIGASGAIAGVMGAYFILYPNAKILTLIPIIIIPWIIEIPAFFFLIFWFFLQVLNAAGSSGQAGGIAWWAHIGGFLCGMIWIKIMSKMPQIGLTGMIKNLTGKKRSHRLQVIRPVSTGNDNNLYGILKITPHEAAMGTQKIVSISQGFNKKLYKVVVPARVSDGSILRLKGFKYQAENGLKSDLFLKMVIEE; encoded by the coding sequence ATGATACCACTTCGTGACACAATAACTTCCAAAAACTATCCGGTAGTAAATAACACCATCATAGGCATTAATATAGTTGTTTTTCTTGTACAACTTTCCCAGGGACAAAATCTATATAATTTTGATTACTTATACGGCCTTGTGCCGGCACGTTATTCCGTACCCCATATTTCCACTAATTTTACAGCTATAGAGCAGTTGTTTCCTTTTATATCCTTCATGTTTTTACACGGAAGTTTTTGGCATATTCTGGGCAATATGTGGACACTTTATATATTTGGCGACAATGTAGAAGACAGTATGGGGCCTTTTCGCTATTTTGTATTTTACATTGCATGCGGGCTGTTATCAGGATTGACACATCTTTTCTTTAATTATTATTCCAATTTTCCTACAATAGGGGCAAGCGGGGCTATTGCAGGTGTGATGGGCGCTTATTTTATTCTTTATCCTAATGCAAAAATATTAACGCTGATTCCTATAATTATTATCCCATGGATTATTGAAATACCGGCCTTTTTCTTTCTGATTTTCTGGTTTTTCCTCCAGGTCTTAAATGCTGCCGGAAGCAGTGGACAAGCCGGAGGGATTGCATGGTGGGCTCATATCGGAGGGTTTTTATGCGGAATGATCTGGATAAAAATAATGTCAAAAATGCCGCAAATCGGTTTAACCGGAATGATCAAAAATCTGACAGGGAAGAAAAGAAGTCATAGGCTGCAAGTTATAAGGCCGGTCAGCACGGGAAATGATAACAATCTTTACGGCATTCTTAAAATTACTCCGCATGAAGCTGCAATGGGGACACAAAAAATTGTCAGCATATCACAGGGATTTAATAAAAAGCTCTATAAAGTTGTTGTGCCGGCGAGAGTTTCTGATGGGAGTATACTTAGATTAAAAGGATTTAAGTATCAAGCAGAAAATGGCTTAAAAAGTGATTTGTTTCTTAAGATGGTTATAGAAGAATAA
- a CDS encoding DUF4445 domain-containing protein gives MHKTEQAVGLYKIDFEPVGRRGQCDSDKSLLECSHQLGINIKSVCGSQGKCRSCKVKVIDGTVSKPTQSEKEIFSKKECDDGWRLACKAYPLSNCKIYLPPESITAPQRTQTEGLEINILPEPVVNSYKVSLSPPAMSDLRADADRLLELLNSTYNLNCNKIDIDVMRSISPKLRELNWMCNVCVREDEVIGLTLSERKLGLAVDLGTTKIAGYLVDLENGKTLAAQGVMNPQIGYGEDIISRINHAIQSPAKAFDLKNLVVNSINEMAKDLCSKIDAKCDEIIDAVIVGNTAIHHLLLNLPVKQLAESPFIPAVKKALDIKARDAGLQIAKGAFLHLLPNIAGFVGADHTSVLLSTDAGNIEEVVLIIDIGTNTEISLVANGEIVSASCASGPAFEGGHIQYGMRASAGAIEDILILDGNVQYQTIDGAPPAGICGSGILDALAQLYSAGIIDKGGRMSEAYPGVRSNGKYLEFVLVSEEKRNGQEAIVITQSDIRELQLAKAAIRTGIQLLLEAKGCGEEDITQVIIAGAFGSYINIESAVAVGLLPLLPYERFKQVGNAAGIGAKMALISSRKRLEAQTLAQRAHYVELSTVPAFMQTFIQAGYLGTYRLSCGKRLEINKE, from the coding sequence ATGCATAAGACCGAGCAAGCCGTTGGGCTCTATAAAATTGATTTTGAACCTGTAGGCCGCAGAGGGCAATGCGATTCCGACAAGTCTCTTTTGGAATGTTCTCATCAGCTTGGAATCAATATTAAGAGCGTATGCGGAAGCCAGGGAAAATGCCGTTCCTGTAAAGTCAAAGTTATTGACGGGACAGTGTCAAAACCGACTCAAAGCGAAAAAGAAATATTTTCGAAAAAAGAGTGTGATGATGGTTGGCGTCTGGCCTGTAAAGCATATCCGTTAAGCAATTGTAAAATATACCTTCCTCCTGAATCAATTACAGCTCCTCAGCGGACTCAGACAGAAGGGCTGGAAATTAATATTTTGCCGGAACCTGTCGTAAATTCTTATAAGGTTAGTCTTAGTCCACCCGCAATGTCGGATCTAAGAGCTGATGCTGACAGGCTTTTGGAACTGCTTAATTCAACATATAATTTAAATTGTAACAAGATTGATATAGATGTTATGCGGAGTATTTCCCCGAAACTGCGGGAATTAAACTGGATGTGCAATGTTTGTGTACGGGAAGACGAAGTAATCGGTCTGACTTTATCGGAGCGTAAACTTGGTCTTGCTGTGGATTTGGGAACAACTAAAATTGCAGGATATCTGGTTGATTTAGAAAACGGTAAAACACTTGCAGCCCAAGGTGTAATGAATCCTCAGATAGGTTATGGTGAAGATATTATTAGCCGGATCAACCATGCAATTCAGTCACCTGCCAAAGCATTCGATTTAAAGAATCTTGTAGTAAATTCCATAAACGAGATGGCAAAAGATTTATGTTCAAAGATAGATGCAAAATGTGATGAAATCATCGATGCAGTGATTGTAGGAAATACCGCGATACACCACTTACTTCTTAATTTACCGGTAAAACAACTGGCTGAATCACCTTTTATCCCGGCAGTAAAAAAAGCTTTGGATATAAAAGCCCGTGATGCCGGTTTGCAAATTGCCAAAGGTGCTTTTTTACATCTTTTACCCAATATAGCCGGTTTTGTTGGTGCTGATCATACTTCGGTATTGCTTTCAACTGATGCCGGAAATATCGAAGAAGTTGTGTTGATTATCGATATCGGAACAAATACCGAAATTTCTTTGGTTGCAAACGGAGAAATTGTCAGCGCTTCATGTGCATCCGGTCCAGCATTTGAAGGAGGGCACATCCAATACGGCATGCGCGCTTCAGCAGGAGCCATCGAAGATATTCTGATATTAGACGGAAATGTGCAGTATCAGACAATTGACGGGGCTCCACCTGCAGGGATCTGCGGTTCAGGTATTCTGGATGCATTGGCGCAACTTTATTCGGCAGGTATTATAGATAAAGGCGGCAGGATGTCTGAAGCATATCCTGGAGTGAGGTCAAACGGTAAATATCTTGAATTTGTTCTGGTAAGCGAAGAAAAAAGAAACGGGCAGGAAGCAATTGTTATTACTCAGAGTGATATAAGAGAATTGCAGCTTGCAAAAGCTGCTATCCGCACAGGGATTCAGCTATTACTGGAAGCTAAGGGCTGTGGTGAGGAAGATATTACCCAGGTAATCATTGCCGGAGCTTTTGGGAGTTATATTAATATTGAGAGCGCTGTGGCAGTTGGATTGCTGCCGTTATTGCCTTATGAGCGTTTCAAACAGGTGGGAAATGCCGCCGGGATAGGGGCAAAGATGGCTTTAATATCTTCACGCAAACGACTGGAAGCTCAGACTCTTGCTCAAAGAGCACATTATGTCGAATTAAGCACAGTACCTGCTTTTATGCAGACTTTTATCCAGGCGGGTTATTTAGGAACATACAGATTGTCTTGTGGAAAGAGACTTGAAATTAACAAGGAGTAA
- the queF gene encoding preQ(1) synthase, protein MAKAKKMKPNYVAQNPDSIKSDILISMDYKYRQKRDIDIEIKQPEFTSVCPMTGLPDFGTIIIRYTPDKKIIELKSLKYYLLQYRNVGIFYEHVVNQILDDLVEVLKPKQMEITGEFSARGGILTKAVAEYKMG, encoded by the coding sequence ATGGCTAAAGCAAAAAAAATGAAACCAAATTATGTAGCACAAAATCCTGATAGTATTAAATCAGATATATTAATTTCTATGGATTATAAATACAGGCAGAAAAGAGATATAGATATCGAAATAAAACAGCCCGAGTTTACTTCAGTATGTCCAATGACAGGCCTTCCGGATTTCGGCACTATAATTATCCGATACACACCCGATAAAAAAATTATAGAACTCAAATCCTTGAAATACTATCTGCTCCAATACAGAAACGTAGGTATTTTTTACGAGCATGTAGTAAATCAAATTTTAGATGATCTTGTAGAAGTGCTGAAACCAAAACAAATGGAAATTACAGGAGAATTTAGTGCAAGAGGTGGTATATTAACAAAAGCCGTTGCAGAATATAAGATGGGTTGA
- the dusB gene encoding tRNA dihydrouridine synthase DusB, with amino-acid sequence MKIGSIIIDNNTVLAPLAGITNLPFRLIAKKAGCGLVCSEMVSANGITYGSQKTLNMLDSLPEERPVSFQIFGSDPFIMAEAAIIVESAGADIIDINFGCSVKKVVKTGAGVALMKEPGKTEAILKAIKQSVKIPVTIKIRTGWDKSGDQALATAKIAEYCGIDAIAVHPRTASQGFRGVADWSLISRVKENISIPVIGNGDIITANDAVSMLNQTGCDAVMVGRAAIGNPMIFQQINALIAKEPLPPASLAQRFNCMKEYLKANAEYFGEKQACFMMRSRLGWFVKGLDSNAKFRESIKHITSEQEAIDIINSYYDFLYTSG; translated from the coding sequence ATGAAAATTGGCTCAATAATTATAGATAACAACACAGTTCTGGCTCCTCTGGCTGGCATAACGAACCTTCCATTCAGGCTTATCGCAAAAAAAGCCGGATGCGGCCTTGTATGTTCTGAAATGGTAAGTGCAAACGGCATTACCTATGGTTCCCAAAAAACCCTTAATATGCTTGATTCTTTGCCTGAAGAACGACCTGTTTCATTTCAGATTTTCGGCTCCGATCCTTTTATTATGGCAGAAGCTGCAATAATTGTTGAATCTGCCGGTGCTGATATAATCGATATAAATTTCGGCTGTTCCGTTAAAAAAGTCGTAAAAACAGGCGCTGGTGTTGCTCTTATGAAAGAGCCCGGCAAAACCGAAGCTATATTAAAAGCTATAAAACAAAGCGTTAAAATTCCTGTTACAATAAAGATAAGAACCGGATGGGACAAATCCGGTGATCAAGCGCTGGCAACAGCTAAGATTGCAGAGTATTGCGGTATTGATGCTATTGCAGTTCATCCCAGAACGGCGAGTCAGGGCTTTAGAGGTGTGGCCGACTGGTCTTTAATATCAAGAGTAAAAGAAAATATATCCATTCCGGTTATTGGAAACGGGGATATTATTACTGCAAATGATGCTGTTTCGATGCTGAATCAAACCGGTTGCGATGCGGTTATGGTAGGCAGGGCAGCTATTGGCAATCCTATGATATTTCAGCAGATAAATGCTCTTATTGCAAAAGAGCCGTTACCTCCTGCAAGCTTGGCTCAACGTTTTAATTGCATGAAAGAATATCTAAAAGCAAATGCGGAGTATTTCGGGGAAAAACAGGCATGCTTTATGATGCGAAGCCGCCTTGGCTGGTTTGTTAAGGGGCTTGATTCAAATGCAAAGTTTCGTGAATCCATAAAACATATCACTTCGGAGCAAGAAGCGATTGATATCATAAATTCATATTATGATTTCCTATATACTTCCGGATAA
- a CDS encoding AbrB/MazE/SpoVT family DNA-binding domain-containing protein, which translates to MQFVKLGKKGQVLLPKAILHKAGISGETSLLVDTSYDGAIVLRPTGVCPIEICNDERIAYRITPEQADKLYSALKK; encoded by the coding sequence ATGCAATTTGTTAAATTAGGAAAGAAAGGACAGGTTTTGTTACCCAAGGCTATTTTGCATAAGGCAGGGATAAGTGGCGAAACGTCGCTTCTGGTTGATACCTCATATGACGGAGCCATTGTATTGAGGCCGACTGGAGTATGCCCAATTGAGATTTGTAATGATGAGCGTATTGCTTATAGGATAACCCCGGAGCAGGCTGACAAGCTATATAGTGCCCTGAAAAAATGA
- a CDS encoding type II toxin-antitoxin system RelE/ParE family toxin has protein sequence MTYSFHPAARAEFEQAILYYFENSSSLASAFYSEIECAIEKIVENTSLYRVIDEDVRRCLTKRFPYAILYTIEDNYILILAVMHCSRKPSYWKNRVVEK, from the coding sequence ATGACCTATTCATTCCATCCAGCTGCAAGAGCTGAATTTGAGCAAGCTATACTTTATTATTTTGAGAACAGCTCATCGCTTGCATCAGCATTTTATTCTGAAATAGAATGTGCAATTGAAAAAATAGTTGAGAATACATCCCTGTATCGTGTGATTGATGAAGATGTGCGCCGCTGCCTAACAAAACGTTTCCCCTATGCTATTCTTTACACAATTGAAGATAATTATATTCTAATATTAGCCGTTATGCATTGCAGTAGAAAACCATCTTATTGGAAAAATAGGGTCGTTGAGAAATAG
- a CDS encoding addiction module protein, giving the protein MDISVEELATKAMSLSGEARALLAEKLVESLDQESIHEIWLIEAKKRRDEVRGGRVKAIPGDVAMQSIQKLFDCK; this is encoded by the coding sequence ATGGACATATCTGTGGAAGAATTAGCTACAAAAGCTATGTCTTTATCTGGCGAAGCAAGAGCTTTGCTGGCTGAAAAACTTGTTGAGAGCCTTGATCAAGAGTCAATTCATGAGATTTGGCTAATCGAGGCAAAAAAGCGACGCGATGAAGTACGAGGCGGTCGAGTTAAAGCAATACCAGGTGATGTGGCAATGCAAAGCATCCAAAAACTTTTTGATTGTAAATGA
- a CDS encoding B12-binding domain-containing radical SAM protein: MTDILLIQPPIRDFYLTAKRTIPYGLACIASALDKSGFSVEIFDGLATSKSHRIQVPDEMSYLDEYYGKEDISPFALFNSFKHFGYSFEHIAKEAAKTGAFLIGISSLFTPYAEYALMTAEAVKASNPDCKIVLGGHHPTALYNSVMGNSAVDFVIRGEGEESMTLLAAAIKEKKSLDLISGIVYRKTDGSLHVNKPALIGNLDNQPLPAIALLKNSFYKRGKSASIVISASRGCPMKCSYCSVSALSYLKYRKRSIESVLRELDNNINKNEAAFIDFEDENLSLDKKWFTELLCEIKVRYSKSGLELRAMNGLLPTSLDEEMICLMKESGFKTLNLSLGSSSSEQLKRFKRPDVREAFDKVLLFAEKYDLNAVGYIIAGAPFQAPENSVSDLLYLAERRVLAGVSIFYPSPGSSDFDLCNKLEILPEKYSLMRSSALPVSHTTVRKQAVTMLRLGRILNFMKSLIDSGYKIPEPAPFIEEEIKDNNRTDAGIKLLSCFLFDAKIRGVDKEGSIYEHSICAKTAGLFAEQIIKVDLKGC, translated from the coding sequence ATGACTGATATTTTGCTTATTCAACCACCCATCAGGGATTTTTATCTTACAGCAAAAAGGACTATTCCTTATGGGCTGGCATGTATAGCATCAGCACTTGATAAATCTGGTTTCTCAGTTGAGATATTTGACGGTCTTGCTACTTCAAAATCTCACAGAATTCAAGTTCCGGATGAGATGAGTTACCTTGATGAATATTACGGCAAAGAAGATATATCTCCTTTTGCACTTTTTAACAGCTTCAAGCACTTTGGATACAGTTTTGAACATATAGCAAAAGAAGCGGCTAAAACCGGAGCCTTTCTTATTGGAATTTCATCTTTGTTTACGCCTTATGCAGAATATGCGCTGATGACAGCAGAAGCTGTTAAAGCGTCTAACCCTGATTGTAAAATAGTACTTGGCGGTCATCACCCTACAGCTCTTTATAATAGTGTAATGGGAAACAGTGCGGTTGATTTTGTTATTCGTGGTGAAGGAGAAGAATCAATGACTCTTCTTGCTGCGGCTATTAAAGAAAAGAAAAGCCTTGATTTGATTTCAGGCATTGTTTATCGCAAAACAGACGGAAGCTTACATGTAAATAAACCTGCTTTAATTGGCAATCTTGACAATCAACCTTTGCCTGCAATCGCTCTTTTAAAAAATAGTTTTTACAAAAGAGGAAAAAGTGCAAGCATAGTTATTTCTGCAAGCAGGGGTTGTCCTATGAAATGCTCTTATTGTTCCGTAAGCGCTTTGTCATATCTGAAATACAGGAAAAGAAGTATTGAATCAGTTTTAAGAGAGCTTGATAATAATATAAACAAAAATGAAGCAGCTTTTATAGATTTCGAAGATGAAAATCTCAGCCTTGATAAAAAATGGTTCACAGAACTTCTTTGTGAAATAAAGGTTCGATATAGCAAATCAGGGCTTGAACTAAGAGCAATGAACGGGCTGTTGCCCACATCGCTTGATGAAGAAATGATATGTCTTATGAAAGAGTCGGGCTTTAAAACCCTTAATCTTTCCCTTGGTTCATCTTCATCAGAACAACTCAAAAGATTTAAAAGGCCGGATGTAAGAGAAGCTTTTGACAAAGTACTTTTATTTGCTGAAAAATATGACCTTAACGCAGTCGGGTATATAATTGCCGGAGCACCTTTCCAGGCACCGGAAAACTCGGTTTCGGATCTTTTATATCTTGCCGAAAGAAGAGTACTTGCAGGTGTTTCAATTTTTTATCCCTCTCCGGGAAGCAGCGATTTTGACCTGTGCAATAAGCTTGAAATACTTCCCGAAAAATATTCTTTAATGCGTTCAAGCGCTCTTCCCGTTTCGCACACAACAGTCAGAAAACAGGCAGTTACTATGTTAAGGCTTGGAAGAATATTAAATTTCATGAAATCGTTAATCGACAGCGGATATAAAATACCTGAACCAGCGCCATTTATAGAAGAAGAAATTAAAGATAATAACCGAACCGACGCAGGTATAAAGCTTTTAAGTTGTTTCCTTTTTGATGCAAAGATAAGAGGAGTTGACAAAGAAGGCTCTATTTATGAGCACAGCATATGCGCCAAGACTGCCGGTTTGTTTGCTGAACAGATAATAAAAGTCGATTTGAAAGGATGCTGA
- a CDS encoding YkgJ family cysteine cluster protein yields the protein MTIDFTTLPDSEVSCVNCEACCCRLEVMLITDTGVPDNFIEIDKWGGMTMKRMEDGWCSALDRNTMLCNIYENRPWVCREFEMGEYECIYERAANLKIE from the coding sequence ATGACAATCGATTTTACAACACTGCCTGATTCCGAGGTGTCCTGTGTAAACTGCGAGGCCTGCTGTTGCCGTTTAGAAGTAATGCTCATTACCGATACCGGAGTTCCCGATAATTTTATTGAGATAGATAAGTGGGGAGGTATGACCATGAAGCGGATGGAAGATGGCTGGTGTTCTGCCTTGGACCGAAACACCATGCTTTGTAATATTTACGAGAATCGGCCATGGGTTTGCCGTGAATTTGAGATGGGAGAATACGAATGTATTTACGAGCGAGCCGCCAATCTGAAGATTGAATAA
- a CDS encoding RNA-binding S4 domain-containing protein, giving the protein MREIKISEEPIELYKILKFENMVDSGGQAKYVISEGQVIVNGKIETRKRKKIFSGDVVEFGENKIRVQVK; this is encoded by the coding sequence ATGAGAGAAATTAAAATTTCAGAAGAGCCAATTGAGCTCTATAAAATCTTGAAGTTTGAAAATATGGTCGACAGTGGCGGTCAAGCTAAATATGTGATTTCTGAAGGTCAAGTTATAGTAAATGGGAAAATCGAAACCAGAAAAAGAAAAAAGATTTTTTCAGGTGATGTCGTAGAATTTGGAGAAAACAAAATCCGTGTACAAGTCAAATGA
- a CDS encoding type II toxin-antitoxin system RelE/ParE family toxin, translated as MKPKLYSLRIPDETATLIRGMHPELKSKIKSGLKAILEDPHTGKLLRNELVGLRSFRVSRFRIIYRIMKKEVEIVTVGPRIQIYEETYKLLQKKI; from the coding sequence ATGAAGCCCAAACTTTATTCACTGAGGATTCCGGATGAAACAGCAACCTTGATTCGTGGAATGCACCCGGAACTAAAGAGCAAAATCAAGTCGGGCCTTAAAGCAATCCTGGAAGATCCCCATACCGGCAAGCTGCTGCGTAACGAATTGGTCGGATTGCGAAGTTTTCGCGTCAGCAGATTCAGGATTATTTACCGCATTATGAAAAAAGAAGTGGAAATAGTCACCGTCGGTCCTCGTATACAGATTTACGAGGAAACGTACAAACTGCTTCAAAAGAAAATATAG
- a CDS encoding type II toxin-antitoxin system Phd/YefM family antitoxin, protein MKIMSLSEAKMKFSALVDIVNTNDEEIIVTKNGRPAAVIISSDEYESIKETSRIISDADLMSEIRQGLKDLKAKRAKVYTLEEL, encoded by the coding sequence ATGAAAATAATGTCATTATCTGAAGCAAAAATGAAGTTCAGCGCCCTTGTGGATATTGTAAATACAAATGACGAGGAGATCATCGTGACAAAAAATGGTCGTCCTGCGGCGGTTATTATCAGTTCCGATGAGTATGAAAGCATAAAAGAAACATCCCGAATTATCTCGGATGCGGATTTGATGTCTGAGATCAGACAAGGTTTGAAAGATTTGAAGGCTAAACGGGCGAAGGTTTACACTCTTGAGGAATTATGA
- a CDS encoding IS110 family transposase: protein MHTKKVKELSDNSPLKTDDKDPRVIADIIRWGHALSIVIPEGDAAYLRRLNNSRERHVRERTALVNQLQQLVFLLFPEFKKVMKDIKCRTPLYLLKKYPTPDAISVLDKKLLGEEMRKRSRGKFKEQHADMLISLAKNTIGIREGILGLSMDIQHILVQLEMLKNLISEIESEMEITLGRITYSSKLLFIKGLGVVSVAGIIGEIGDFKKFKTRSEIMKLAGLDLYEISSGKMKGQRRISKRGRSLLRKILYYTAIQTIRKNGIMYDYYTRLTSRGMKRMVALVAVSRKLLGIIYAIVRDDSEYSINFKKKQVIKKAA from the coding sequence ATGCACACAAAGAAGGTAAAGGAATTAAGCGATAATTCTCCTTTAAAAACCGATGATAAAGATCCGCGGGTAATTGCAGATATTATACGATGGGGTCACGCGTTGAGCATAGTCATTCCTGAGGGTGATGCTGCGTATTTACGGAGGTTGAACAACTCGAGGGAGAGGCATGTAAGGGAACGGACTGCTCTTGTAAACCAGTTACAGCAATTGGTCTTTCTGTTGTTCCCCGAGTTTAAGAAAGTGATGAAAGACATAAAATGCCGGACACCGCTCTATCTCCTCAAGAAATATCCTACGCCGGACGCCATAAGTGTTTTGGATAAAAAACTTCTTGGCGAAGAGATGAGGAAGCGGAGCAGGGGCAAGTTTAAAGAGCAGCATGCGGATATGCTTATCAGCCTTGCCAAAAACACCATAGGGATCAGAGAAGGTATTTTGGGTCTCTCCATGGATATACAACACATTCTCGTTCAATTGGAGATGCTAAAAAACCTTATTTCCGAGATAGAGAGTGAAATGGAGATAACTCTCGGGAGGATAACCTATAGCTCAAAGCTGCTTTTCATAAAAGGGCTTGGTGTTGTATCTGTGGCAGGTATCATCGGAGAAATAGGAGATTTTAAAAAATTCAAGACACGCTCAGAGATCATGAAATTGGCCGGTCTTGATCTCTACGAGATAAGCTCCGGTAAAATGAAAGGACAGCGGAGGATCTCAAAAAGAGGGAGGAGTCTGCTCCGGAAGATCCTTTATTATACAGCGATCCAGACCATAAGAAAGAATGGTATCATGTATGATTACTACACAAGGCTGACTAGTAGAGGCATGAAAAGGATGGTGGCCCTTGTTGCAGTTTCCAGAAAGCTATTGGGAATCATCTATGCGATTGTAAGGGATGACAGTGAGTATTCAATCAACTTTAAGAAAAAGCAGGTGATAAAAAAGGCTGCATAA
- a CDS encoding universal stress protein, whose translation MDKGFKRILCPTDFSDYSAQALIKATGLASLFGAKLIVAHIISNPFSSMYHEGSESLRKLSDIVTNAEGMLKKFTEKHISDIPVTMNVKYHENIYGGIIECVEADKVDMIVMATRGVTGPKRVFMGSVTESVVRRAPCSVLVVRP comes from the coding sequence ATGGATAAAGGATTTAAAAGAATACTCTGTCCAACGGATTTTTCAGATTACTCCGCCCAGGCCCTCATAAAAGCTACCGGATTGGCTTCACTTTTTGGGGCAAAACTAATTGTCGCACACATTATCAGCAACCCTTTTTCAAGCATGTATCACGAAGGGTCAGAGAGCCTAAGAAAACTGAGTGACATCGTGACTAATGCGGAAGGAATGTTGAAAAAATTTACAGAAAAACATATATCGGATATACCAGTTACCATGAATGTAAAATACCATGAAAATATTTATGGCGGGATTATTGAGTGTGTAGAAGCCGATAAGGTGGACATGATCGTAATGGCCACCCGGGGGGTCACAGGTCCCAAAAGAGTATTTATGGGCAGTGTAACGGAAAGTGTCGTCAGAAGGGCCCCCTGTTCCGTGCTGGTGGTTCGTCCCTGA